The Bacteroidota bacterium genome contains a region encoding:
- a CDS encoding T9SS type A sorting domain-containing protein: MKAILTIFLIIPFFCYSQSRLPYKVGNGWFYSNLTQKWGSKIIDSYHNDGSEYFLFDNKIKTLPFFQPIRVDSQNVYWSYIDDPIDSLNSRWIPFFYGNQNISEIISFNDTTRYITQETGDTIVSIWPIDFYYSRNEQLNVFGINDSVEIRVSSIGLISHTQLYSEKFGLLQETESEGGGSIVLKGCIIDGTAYGDTTGWYLDTEDESPVPIAPSLLKNYPNPFNPVTKIPFSLPFGTTIRLSVFDMTGKEVSVLRSGYMPPGIYTQIFNASGLSSGAYIVRLQAGKYASSQVVILSK, translated from the coding sequence ATGAAAGCGATTTTAACAATTTTTCTCATAATTCCGTTTTTTTGTTATTCCCAATCCAGATTACCGTACAAAGTTGGGAATGGCTGGTTTTACTCAAACCTTACTCAAAAATGGGGTAGTAAAATAATAGATAGTTATCACAATGATGGATCAGAATACTTTTTATTTGATAATAAAATCAAAACACTCCCCTTTTTTCAACCAATTAGAGTTGATTCTCAAAATGTATACTGGTCATATATTGACGATCCCATTGATTCACTCAACTCCAGATGGATACCTTTTTTTTATGGAAATCAAAACATCTCTGAAATAATATCATTTAATGATACTACGAGGTATATTACCCAGGAAACTGGTGATACAATTGTATCAATATGGCCAATTGACTTTTACTACTCTCGAAACGAACAATTAAATGTTTTCGGCATAAATGATTCTGTGGAAATTCGTGTGAGTTCTATAGGATTAATTTCACATACACAATTATATTCTGAAAAATTTGGTTTACTCCAGGAAACAGAATCTGAAGGTGGAGGATCGATCGTTTTAAAAGGCTGTATAATAGACGGCACCGCCTATGGTGATACCACGGGTTGGTACCTGGATACAGAGGATGAATCACCGGTTCCCATTGCACCATCGTTGTTGAAAAACTATCCGAATCCGTTTAACCCGGTTACCAAAATTCCCTTTTCCCTTCCCTTTGGTACAACTATCCGGCTTTCTGTATTCGATATGACGGGAAAGGAAGTATCAGTGCTCCGGTCGGGTTACATGCCACCCGGGATTTACACCCAAATCTTTAATGCATCGGGTTTATCTTCGGGTGCCTATATCGTCCGGTTACAAGCCGGAAAGTATGCTTCTTCTCAGGTGGTGATATTAAGTAAATAA
- a CDS encoding response regulator transcription factor, with protein sequence MITIALIEDDPVISDGLELFIDSQPDLVCLLSVSSAEAFEKQSGDIGIPQVILLDIGLPGMSGLDYLPVLTSKFPDSAIVMLTVHEEADSIFTAIQRGATGYLLKSTPFPEIRRALEQMAAGGSVMSPSVARKVLAFIGKPAQSTQTEPLTPREMDIVNGLVNGQTYQEIANQHQISLETVRHHIKNIYRKCRVDNKADIIRMKLNREI encoded by the coding sequence ATGATTACCATTGCATTAATTGAAGACGATCCTGTCATTTCCGACGGACTGGAATTATTCATCGACAGTCAGCCCGATCTGGTCTGCCTGTTGTCGGTTTCCTCGGCAGAAGCCTTTGAAAAACAGTCGGGTGATATCGGTATTCCACAGGTTATTTTACTCGATATCGGACTTCCCGGCATGTCGGGTCTGGACTATCTGCCCGTTCTGACTTCTAAGTTTCCCGACTCCGCCATCGTCATGCTGACGGTACATGAAGAGGCCGATTCTATTTTCACCGCGATTCAACGTGGTGCGACCGGGTATCTGCTTAAATCCACCCCGTTTCCCGAGATCCGCCGCGCACTGGAGCAGATGGCAGCAGGCGGATCGGTCATGTCACCTTCTGTCGCCAGAAAGGTGCTTGCTTTTATTGGCAAACCGGCGCAGTCCACACAAACCGAGCCGCTGACACCGCGTGAAATGGATATTGTAAACGGGTTGGTCAATGGCCAGACCTATCAGGAAATTGCCAACCAGCATCAGATTTCACTGGAAACCGTCCGTCATCATATCAAGAACATTTACCGGAAATGCCGGGTGGATAACAAAGCCGACATCATCCGGATGAAACTGAACCGCGAGATTTAA